From Acidimicrobiia bacterium, one genomic window encodes:
- a CDS encoding cytochrome P450 has protein sequence MSDFDALDFFRDESFVVDPYPYFDYLRSECPVRREPHHGVVMVTGYEEAVAVYNHTATFSSCNSMSGPFPGFPVPLEGDDVSALIEQYRDELPMSDQLPAFDPPKHTAHRALLMRLITPKRLKENEAFMWRLADRQIDEFVGQGECEFIREFAGPFAILVVADLLGVPEADHDMFRDALQGRPRRGSTIGSTRDDTLAHRPLEFLYEQFTGYVEDRRREPHEDVLTGLATATFPDGSLPEVIDVVRIAANLFAAGQETTVRLLGSALKLIGEQPDLQQLLRDERDRIPNFVEETLRIESPIKGDFRLSRVPATIAGVDMAAGTTVMVLNGAANRDPRRFEQPAEFRVDRGNARQHVAFGHGPHSCPGAPLARAEARVSLERLLDRMADIEISETKHGAAGARRYQYAPTYILRGLQKLYLEFTPVR, from the coding sequence GTGAGCGACTTCGACGCCCTCGATTTCTTCCGCGACGAGTCCTTCGTCGTCGACCCGTACCCGTACTTCGACTACCTCCGGAGCGAGTGCCCGGTACGGCGCGAGCCGCACCACGGTGTCGTGATGGTGACCGGGTACGAGGAGGCGGTCGCGGTGTACAACCACACCGCGACGTTCTCGTCGTGCAACTCGATGAGCGGACCGTTCCCCGGGTTCCCGGTGCCACTCGAGGGCGACGACGTCAGCGCGCTCATCGAGCAGTATCGCGACGAGCTCCCGATGAGCGACCAGCTGCCGGCGTTCGATCCGCCGAAGCACACCGCCCACCGCGCGCTGCTGATGCGGCTGATCACGCCGAAACGGCTCAAGGAGAACGAGGCGTTCATGTGGCGGCTCGCCGATCGTCAGATCGACGAGTTCGTGGGCCAGGGCGAGTGCGAGTTCATCAGGGAGTTCGCCGGGCCCTTTGCGATACTGGTCGTCGCGGACCTGCTCGGTGTGCCCGAAGCCGACCACGACATGTTCCGTGACGCGCTGCAGGGCAGGCCGCGCCGCGGTAGCACCATCGGCAGCACCCGCGATGACACACTCGCGCATAGGCCGTTGGAGTTTCTGTACGAACAGTTCACCGGCTACGTCGAGGACCGGCGACGCGAGCCTCACGAAGACGTGCTCACGGGTCTCGCGACCGCGACGTTCCCCGATGGGTCGTTGCCAGAGGTCATCGACGTCGTCCGCATCGCCGCCAACCTGTTCGCGGCGGGACAGGAGACCACCGTTCGTCTCCTGGGATCCGCGCTCAAGCTGATCGGCGAGCAGCCGGACCTCCAGCAATTGCTCCGCGACGAACGCGACCGCATCCCCAACTTCGTCGAGGAGACCCTGCGGATCGAGAGTCCGATCAAGGGCGACTTCCGACTGTCACGCGTCCCGGCCACGATCGCCGGCGTCGACATGGCAGCCGGGACCACCGTGATGGTGCTCAATGGAGCTGCGAACCGCGACCCTCGCCGGTTCGAGCAACCCGCCGAGTTCCGCGTCGACCGCGGGAACGCTCGGCAGCACGTGGCCTTCGGTCACGGCCCTCACTCGTGCCCGGGCGCGCCGCTCGCGCGCGCCGAGGCCCGCGTCAGCCTCGAGCGACTGCTCGATCGCATGGCGGATATCGAGATCTCCGAGACGAAGCATGGCGCCGCGGGCGCGCGTCGTTACCAGTACGCGCCGACCTACATTCTCCGCGGCCTGCAGAAGTTGTACTTGGAGTTCACCCCCGTCCGGTGA
- a CDS encoding AMP-binding protein — protein sequence MSPETSGRESGIPPSSEAGPKRPGAKREERKVERLTVPVLVRRWGQAQPDKAFVVTDDDTLSYGQLERETAASAYRFATAGVSKGTRVGILMPNGTAWPVVAIGASRAGATVVPLSTLLRPPELAAHLRAAGVEHLVLVPTFRDRDYVADLASISPRLVPATGLFVEALPRLRSITLWDAARRRQGDEPFRAELVESLDAAVRPADDLVVIFTSGSRGQPKGVIHTHGGALGATAAGLDARRLGPDGRLYIPMPFFWVGGFGTGLLSALIAGATLLTEHRPQQERTLPNFLGMTDVEVRVVDVETGVPVGAGVAGEIQLRGPNLMRGICGRTRRETFTEDGFYQTGDLGRLDAEGYLHLDLDESAAHRAADG from the coding sequence ATGAGCCCTGAGACGAGCGGCCGCGAGTCGGGTATCCCGCCGAGCAGCGAGGCGGGGCCCAAGCGGCCCGGCGCGAAGCGCGAAGAGCGAAAAGTTGAGCGCCTCACCGTCCCCGTGCTCGTCCGCCGGTGGGGGCAGGCGCAACCCGACAAGGCCTTCGTCGTCACCGACGACGACACGCTCTCGTACGGGCAGCTCGAACGGGAGACGGCCGCGTCGGCATACCGGTTCGCGACGGCGGGAGTGAGCAAGGGCACCCGTGTCGGCATCCTCATGCCGAACGGCACCGCGTGGCCGGTCGTCGCGATCGGTGCCAGTCGAGCGGGCGCGACCGTCGTACCGTTGAGCACGCTGCTCCGTCCGCCGGAACTCGCCGCGCATCTGCGCGCGGCGGGGGTCGAGCACCTCGTGCTCGTCCCGACGTTCCGCGATCGTGACTACGTCGCCGACCTCGCGTCGATCTCTCCGCGACTCGTTCCCGCCACCGGCCTCTTCGTCGAGGCGCTCCCACGACTGCGGTCGATCACTCTGTGGGACGCGGCGCGTCGCCGACAAGGGGACGAACCGTTCCGCGCAGAGCTCGTGGAGTCGCTGGACGCGGCCGTCCGCCCCGCCGACGACCTGGTGGTGATCTTCACGTCGGGAAGCCGCGGTCAGCCCAAAGGCGTGATCCACACCCACGGTGGTGCGCTCGGCGCGACCGCCGCGGGATTGGACGCTCGACGACTCGGACCCGACGGCCGCCTCTACATCCCGATGCCGTTCTTCTGGGTCGGGGGATTCGGTACCGGCCTCCTCTCGGCCCTGATCGCCGGGGCGACGCTCCTCACCGAGCACCGGCCGCAACAGGAGCGCACGCTTCCGAACTTCCTCGGCATGACCGATGTCGAGGTGCGGGTCGTCGATGTCGAGACCGGGGTCCCGGTCGGCGCGGGCGTCGCGGGTGAGATCCAGCTGCGCGGCCCGAACCTCATGCGCGGCATCTGTGGCCGCACGCGTCGGGAGACCTTCACGGAGGACGGGTTCTACCAGACCGGTGATCTCGGACGCCTCGATGCCGAGGGATACCTCCACCTTGACCTGGACGAGAGCGCGGCCCACCGGGCGGCAGACGGCTGA